One genomic segment of Thioclava sp. GXIMD2076 includes these proteins:
- a CDS encoding YqcI/YcgG family protein yields MDLVLTRNDVAGRYGGQDWQRVVFSEFDAALTSKSRPFPCVFGVAGFKTDRLRFAFPEPLTPETLAPILRNYLAQARGIGAMTSLVIFARPTPVDTLEAYRDQFWDLLDGLVALDDSPQPEGVSRNLDDPTWEFSFGGEPIFVVCNTPAHVLRQSRRSSSFMITFQPRWVFNGITDSKAPSITRSLDRVRELLSEYDMLAPSPTLGHYGDPANREYQQYFIDDTNETPACPYHQLGKPPLKLVKEG; encoded by the coding sequence ATGGATTTAGTCCTCACGCGGAACGATGTGGCCGGAAGGTATGGCGGCCAGGATTGGCAGCGGGTCGTGTTTTCCGAATTCGATGCGGCACTCACCAGCAAAAGCCGCCCCTTCCCCTGTGTCTTCGGCGTGGCGGGGTTCAAGACGGACCGGCTGCGCTTTGCCTTCCCCGAGCCGTTGACCCCCGAGACGCTGGCGCCGATCCTGCGCAACTATCTGGCGCAGGCCCGCGGGATCGGGGCAATGACCTCGCTGGTGATCTTCGCGCGCCCCACGCCGGTCGACACGCTCGAAGCCTATCGCGACCAGTTCTGGGATCTGCTCGACGGTCTGGTGGCCCTTGATGACAGCCCGCAGCCCGAAGGTGTCTCGCGCAATCTCGACGATCCGACATGGGAATTCTCCTTTGGCGGGGAGCCGATCTTTGTCGTGTGCAATACCCCCGCCCATGTGCTGCGCCAGAGCCGCCGCTCGAGCAGCTTCATGATCACCTTCCAGCCGCGTTGGGTGTTCAACGGCATCACCGATAGCAAGGCCCCCAGCATCACCCGTTCGCTCGACCGTGTGCGCGAGCTTCTGTCCGAATATGACATGCTCGCCCCCTCGCCGACGCTCGGCCATTACGGCGATCCCGCCAATCGCGAATACCAGCAGTATTTTATCGACGACACCAACGAGACCCCCGCCTGTCCCTACCACCAGCTGGGCAAGCCGCCTCTCAAACTCGTCAAGGAAGGATGA
- a CDS encoding amino acid permease yields the protein MAELKKSLGVTRGTAMMLNIVLGAGLLTLPGLALQEVGASATLIWIACAVAAAPLLWVFGILGRRYPDAGGIAAIMGHAFGRHGRICATLLFLGAVSVGLPAIALTGGHYVAATFGGPAALYAAIILLAALGVNFLSAETAGRVNTFIASLVLVFILGLAIVGYLAVAPAPAPVTVPLQEVPSLSHMGMAFMMVFFAFTGWEVSANLGGEFRNPKRDLPRAMALSFAVAVVLYLVLSQVVAKAGVLGAGPAPFAQIFGQSFGIGGSVAISALAVLLIFANLSAAVWAVSRMVYSAARDGLLPAPIARIRNDVPLNAVMLTVAVLLGVVTLVGSGLLDMAQLLAAAGQNFLLLYTGAAASLLRLERKALYRALSLLCLALVAALFIGRGGEGLAYPALLIALGLVIAKAQGKDRPIASPAE from the coding sequence ATGGCTGAGCTGAAAAAATCCCTCGGCGTCACCCGTGGCACGGCGATGATGCTCAATATCGTCCTCGGCGCCGGTCTTCTGACGCTGCCGGGTCTGGCGCTGCAGGAAGTGGGCGCGAGCGCCACGCTGATCTGGATCGCCTGTGCCGTGGCCGCAGCCCCACTCCTGTGGGTCTTCGGCATTCTCGGCAGACGCTATCCCGACGCGGGCGGGATCGCGGCGATCATGGGCCATGCGTTCGGGCGGCATGGGCGCATCTGCGCGACGCTGCTGTTTCTGGGTGCTGTCTCGGTGGGGCTTCCGGCCATCGCACTGACCGGCGGGCATTATGTAGCGGCCACATTCGGCGGGCCCGCGGCGCTCTATGCCGCCATTATCCTGCTGGCCGCACTGGGCGTGAATTTCCTCTCGGCGGAAACCGCCGGACGGGTCAATACCTTTATCGCCTCGCTGGTGCTGGTGTTTATCCTCGGGTTGGCAATCGTGGGCTATCTCGCGGTCGCGCCTGCGCCTGCTCCGGTAACCGTGCCCCTGCAGGAGGTGCCGAGCCTGAGCCATATGGGCATGGCCTTCATGATGGTCTTCTTCGCCTTTACCGGCTGGGAGGTCAGCGCCAATCTGGGCGGCGAGTTCCGCAATCCCAAGCGCGATCTGCCGCGGGCCATGGCGCTGTCTTTCGCGGTGGCCGTCGTGCTCTATCTCGTGCTCTCGCAGGTCGTGGCCAAGGCCGGTGTGCTGGGGGCGGGGCCTGCGCCCTTCGCGCAGATCTTCGGCCAGTCCTTCGGGATCGGCGGGAGCGTCGCAATCTCGGCGCTGGCGGTCCTGCTGATCTTCGCCAATCTCTCGGCGGCGGTCTGGGCGGTCTCGCGCATGGTCTATTCGGCAGCCCGTGACGGGCTTCTGCCTGCGCCCATCGCCCGTATCCGCAATGACGTGCCGCTCAATGCGGTGATGCTGACGGTGGCGGTGCTTCTGGGCGTGGTGACGCTGGTGGGCAGCGGTCTCCTCGATATGGCGCAGCTTCTGGCGGCGGCGGGGCAGAATTTCCTCCTGCTCTATACCGGTGCGGCGGCAAGCCTTCTGCGCCTCGAGCGCAAGGCGCTTTACCGTGCGCTGTCGCTCCTGTGTCTGGCGCTGGTCGCCGCGCTCTTTATCGGGCGCGGGGGCGAGGGGCTCGCCTATCCCGCGCTCCTCATCGCGCTGGGACTGGTGATCGCCAAGGCGCAGGGCAAGGATCGCCCGATTGCCAGCCCCGCCGAATGA
- a CDS encoding cupin domain-containing protein: protein MKDLNLSLKSPSVRQISATRADYWSIVEALMPVQGCIEVQQDQPGKEHAWHVHDNDETLVVLEGHAKFYWEGGAQICGAGSVISLPAGVRHGSIAMEDGVRYLIAFQAVDLSQFGADNG from the coding sequence ATGAAAGACCTGAACCTGAGCCTCAAATCCCCGAGCGTGCGCCAGATCTCCGCAACCAGAGCCGATTACTGGTCGATCGTCGAGGCGCTCATGCCCGTGCAGGGCTGTATCGAGGTGCAGCAGGACCAGCCCGGCAAGGAGCATGCCTGGCATGTGCATGACAATGACGAGACCCTGGTGGTGCTGGAGGGGCATGCGAAATTCTACTGGGAGGGCGGCGCGCAGATTTGCGGTGCAGGCTCGGTGATCTCGCTGCCTGCGGGCGTGCGCCACGGCTCCATCGCGATGGAAGATGGCGTGCGCTATCTCATCGCCTTCCAGGCGGTCGATCTGTCCCAGTTTGGAGCGGATAATGGCTGA
- a CDS encoding aldehyde dehydrogenase, with product MQSFQQYIDGTFDAGSAQFESLDPATGAPWALMPEAKSADVDRAVEAAHRAFLSPEWAGMTASARGKLLYRLADLIAENAQALAEIETRDTGKIIRETRAQIAYVAEYYRYYAGLADKIEGAHLPIDKPDMEVWLRREPIGVVAAIVPWNSQLFLSAVKIGPALAAGCTVVLKASEDGPAPMLEFAKIFDQAGFPKGVLNIVTGFGAECGAVLTRHPKVAHVAFTGGPETARQIIRNSAENLASTSLELGGKSPFIVFDDADLDSAANAQVSGIFAATGQSCVAGSRLLVQNGVKDAFLARLKAKAEACIIGPPDDMGTEIGPLCTARQRAHAQELIARSLDQGATLVTGGTVPDRAGYYFPPTILDCTDAREADCITQEFFGPVLSVVGFDTEDEAIALANDTAFGLASGVFTQSLTRAHRMIRAIRAGIVWVNTYRAVSPMAPFGGHGMSGHGREGGLAAALDYTTVKTVWLRTSDDPIPDPFVMR from the coding sequence ATGCAGAGCTTTCAGCAGTATATTGACGGCACTTTTGACGCTGGATCGGCGCAGTTCGAAAGCCTCGACCCCGCAACGGGGGCGCCCTGGGCACTGATGCCCGAGGCGAAATCCGCCGATGTGGACCGCGCGGTGGAGGCCGCCCATCGTGCCTTCCTCTCGCCCGAATGGGCGGGAATGACCGCGAGCGCACGGGGCAAACTGCTCTACCGGCTTGCCGACCTGATTGCCGAGAACGCGCAGGCGCTGGCCGAGATCGAGACCCGCGACACCGGCAAGATCATTCGCGAGACCCGCGCCCAGATCGCCTATGTGGCCGAGTATTACCGCTATTATGCGGGGCTTGCCGACAAGATCGAGGGGGCGCATCTGCCCATCGACAAGCCCGATATGGAGGTCTGGCTCCGGCGCGAGCCGATTGGCGTGGTGGCCGCCATCGTGCCGTGGAACTCGCAGCTGTTTCTTTCGGCGGTCAAGATCGGGCCGGCACTGGCGGCGGGCTGCACGGTCGTGCTCAAAGCGTCAGAGGACGGCCCCGCGCCGATGCTGGAATTCGCCAAGATCTTTGATCAAGCAGGTTTTCCCAAAGGGGTGCTCAATATCGTGACAGGCTTCGGGGCGGAGTGTGGCGCGGTGCTGACCCGCCATCCCAAAGTGGCGCATGTGGCCTTTACCGGCGGGCCGGAGACCGCGCGCCAGATCATCCGCAATTCGGCCGAGAACCTCGCCTCGACCTCGCTGGAACTGGGGGGCAAATCGCCCTTCATCGTCTTTGACGATGCCGATCTGGACAGCGCGGCCAATGCGCAGGTCTCGGGGATCTTTGCCGCCACCGGCCAGAGCTGTGTGGCGGGCTCGCGGCTACTGGTCCAGAACGGGGTGAAGGACGCTTTTCTGGCAAGGCTGAAGGCCAAGGCCGAAGCCTGCATCATCGGCCCGCCCGATGATATGGGCACCGAGATCGGCCCCCTTTGCACCGCCCGCCAGCGCGCGCATGCACAGGAGCTGATCGCCCGCTCGCTGGATCAGGGCGCGACGCTGGTCACGGGCGGCACAGTGCCGGACCGTGCGGGCTACTACTTCCCGCCCACCATCCTCGATTGCACCGATGCCCGCGAGGCCGATTGCATCACGCAGGAATTCTTCGGGCCCGTGCTGTCGGTCGTGGGGTTCGACACCGAGGACGAGGCCATCGCTCTGGCCAATGACACGGCCTTCGGGCTGGCCTCGGGGGTGTTTACCCAAAGCCTCACCCGCGCGCACCGGATGATCCGCGCGATCCGCGCGGGCATTGTTTGGGTGAACACCTATCGCGCGGTCAGCCCGATGGCGCCTTTCGGCGGGCACGGGATGTCGGGGCATGGGCGCGAGGGCGGGCTGGCCGCCGCACTCGATTACACCACCGTCAAAACGGTCTGGCTGCGCACCAGCGACGATCCCATTCCCGATCCATTCGTGATGCGGTAA
- a CDS encoding molybdopterin-dependent oxidoreductase translates to MTSRQTLSHWGTYDIVEGPKGVRLKSNALDPDPNPIGLHQLSPEVARTRVLRPAIRKSWLEQGPGARPDLRGREAFVEVSWDKAAELAGAELDRIRQTYGNKAIFGGSYGWASAGRFHHAQSQVHRFLNTIGGYVAHRDSYSLAAARVVLPHVVAPMAWLMNNHNTWDDLAAHCDLFLTLGGVPLKNAQISQAGVARHRVREGLRQMAGAGVECINVSPLRDNMETGAPVEWLPIRPGSDTAFLLALAHEIRAMGAHDRAFLDRYCTGWEKFEPYLTGARDGQPKDADWAAPLCGIEAPTTRALARKMAGKRVMINIAWALQRAEHGEQPFWMVVTLAAMLGQIGLPGGGFGVGYGAENLMGSPHAELRGASLPQGINPVKEFIPVARIADMLLTPGAPFTYDGETYSYPDIRLVYWAGGNPYHHHQDLNRLERAWQKPDTIIVHEQAWTATARRADIVLPVSMAHEREDLGYATMEGVVMHTHKAAEPPGLAESDYAIFTRIARVMGVEEKFTENRSEAEWIESLYGRMRKMWAREGVDLPDYAAFSEAGVIDLQPHDPPEQRVMLSAFRADPEGAPLETPSGRIEIFSEAIHAMGLPDCFGHPTWLPPGEWAGEAAPDQFHLISDQPARKLHSQLDASPHSLAGKIHGREPAHLNDRDAARLGLAYGDLVEIHNARGRCLASAVPDAGVAPNVLRLSTGAWFDPCPETGLERHGNPNVLTQDRPASQLSQGCAAHSCLVRIVKATQASAPAPFTPPELA, encoded by the coding sequence ATGACTTCCCGCCAGACGCTTTCCCATTGGGGCACCTATGATATTGTCGAAGGCCCCAAAGGGGTGCGGCTGAAGAGCAATGCGCTCGATCCCGACCCTAACCCGATCGGGCTGCACCAGCTTTCGCCCGAGGTGGCACGCACACGGGTCTTGCGGCCCGCCATCCGCAAGAGCTGGCTCGAACAGGGTCCGGGTGCGCGACCCGATCTGCGCGGACGCGAAGCTTTTGTCGAGGTCAGCTGGGACAAGGCCGCCGAACTGGCAGGGGCCGAGCTGGACCGCATCCGCCAGACCTATGGAAACAAAGCGATTTTCGGCGGCTCCTACGGCTGGGCTTCGGCGGGGCGCTTCCATCACGCGCAATCGCAGGTGCACCGTTTCCTTAACACGATCGGCGGCTATGTCGCCCATCGCGACAGCTATTCCCTCGCCGCCGCACGGGTGGTTCTGCCGCATGTAGTGGCACCGATGGCTTGGCTGATGAACAACCACAACACATGGGACGATCTGGCCGCGCATTGCGATCTCTTCCTGACCCTTGGCGGGGTGCCGCTGAAAAACGCACAGATCTCGCAGGCGGGTGTCGCGCGTCACCGCGTGCGCGAGGGGCTGCGCCAGATGGCCGGTGCGGGGGTCGAATGTATCAATGTCTCACCGCTGCGCGACAATATGGAGACCGGCGCGCCTGTCGAGTGGCTGCCAATCCGCCCCGGAAGTGACACCGCCTTCCTTCTGGCACTGGCCCATGAAATCCGCGCGATGGGCGCGCATGACCGCGCCTTCCTTGACCGCTATTGCACCGGTTGGGAAAAATTCGAGCCCTATCTGACGGGGGCCAGAGACGGTCAGCCCAAAGATGCCGACTGGGCCGCCCCCTTGTGCGGGATCGAGGCCCCCACGACCCGCGCCCTTGCGCGCAAGATGGCCGGCAAGCGGGTGATGATCAATATCGCATGGGCGCTGCAACGGGCCGAACATGGCGAGCAGCCTTTCTGGATGGTAGTTACACTGGCCGCGATGCTGGGTCAGATCGGACTGCCCGGTGGCGGCTTCGGCGTGGGCTATGGCGCCGAGAACCTGATGGGTAGCCCGCATGCCGAGCTGCGCGGGGCCTCGCTGCCGCAGGGGATCAATCCGGTGAAGGAGTTCATCCCCGTAGCGCGGATCGCGGATATGCTTCTCACTCCGGGCGCGCCTTTCACCTATGATGGGGAAACCTATAGCTACCCCGATATCCGGCTGGTCTACTGGGCCGGCGGCAACCCCTATCACCACCATCAGGACCTCAACCGGCTGGAGCGGGCCTGGCAGAAGCCCGATACGATCATCGTGCATGAGCAGGCATGGACCGCCACCGCGCGGCGCGCCGATATCGTGCTACCGGTCTCGATGGCGCATGAGCGCGAGGATCTGGGCTATGCCACGATGGAGGGGGTGGTGATGCATACCCATAAGGCGGCCGAGCCCCCCGGACTGGCCGAGAGCGATTATGCCATCTTCACCCGCATCGCCCGGGTGATGGGCGTTGAGGAGAAATTCACCGAGAACCGCAGCGAGGCCGAATGGATCGAGAGCCTCTACGGCCGTATGCGCAAGATGTGGGCGCGCGAGGGGGTCGACCTGCCCGATTATGCCGCCTTCAGCGAGGCCGGCGTGATCGATCTGCAGCCCCATGATCCGCCCGAGCAACGCGTGATGCTGAGTGCCTTCCGCGCAGATCCCGAAGGCGCACCGCTCGAGACGCCCTCGGGCCGGATCGAGATCTTCAGCGAGGCAATCCATGCGATGGGGCTCCCAGATTGTTTCGGCCATCCCACCTGGCTGCCGCCCGGCGAATGGGCGGGAGAGGCCGCCCCCGACCAGTTCCACCTGATCTCGGACCAGCCCGCCCGCAAGCTCCACAGCCAGCTCGATGCCTCGCCGCATAGTCTGGCGGGCAAGATCCACGGGCGCGAGCCGGCCCATCTCAACGACCGCGACGCCGCGCGTCTGGGTCTGGCCTATGGCGATCTGGTCGAGATCCATAATGCGCGCGGGCGCTGTCTGGCCTCTGCGGTGCCCGATGCGGGTGTGGCGCCCAATGTGCTAAGGCTCTCGACGGGCGCTTGGTTCGACCCCTGTCCCGAGACGGGGCTCGAGCGCCATGGCAACCCCAACGTGCTGACACAGGACCGCCCCGCCTCCCAGCTCTCGCAGGGATGTGCGGCCCATAGCTGTCTGGTCCGCATCGTGAAAGCCACACAGGCCTCAGCGCCCGCCCCCTTCACGCCGCCCGAGCTGGCATAG
- a CDS encoding helix-turn-helix transcriptional regulator gives MTEITLDDIAAGLRSDREGFGANLPATQVVLRGGRGRRDLPSGIQLQLQDTVIARDLVTYVTRQPGVMVHLVLEGRVEGMLGQEALSIGPQDGQGAELHLSALGVPMAFRRKVRAGQVVRKLALLVSWEWLAARGFAQLLILNGQPHRQAVRPALAEDILAVRALLACPPQDLQGPALLEAERLAHSLLVQGLAGVRDAVARLSPVEEARLARVERMAQAAGPLPALGALAEEGGVSVSTLRRLFRRRYGLTVHDRLRQIRLEAAAQALRQGHSVAQAAGRAGYASPTAFATAFRRQFGQSPSDYR, from the coding sequence ATGACCGAGATCACATTGGATGACATTGCTGCGGGTCTACGCAGCGACCGTGAGGGCTTTGGCGCGAATCTGCCCGCTACGCAGGTGGTTCTGCGGGGCGGGCGCGGGCGGCGCGATCTGCCTTCGGGGATACAGCTGCAGCTGCAGGATACCGTGATCGCGCGGGATCTTGTGACCTATGTTACCCGCCAACCCGGCGTGATGGTGCATCTCGTGCTCGAAGGACGGGTCGAGGGCATGTTGGGGCAGGAGGCGTTGAGCATCGGTCCACAGGACGGGCAGGGCGCCGAGCTGCATCTGAGCGCTCTGGGTGTCCCGATGGCCTTCCGGCGCAAGGTGAGGGCGGGTCAGGTGGTGCGTAAGCTGGCGCTTCTGGTGTCATGGGAGTGGCTCGCGGCGCGCGGCTTTGCGCAGCTCTTGATCCTCAACGGTCAGCCTCATCGTCAGGCCGTGCGGCCCGCTCTGGCCGAGGATATCCTTGCTGTCCGCGCCCTTCTGGCCTGTCCGCCACAGGATCTGCAGGGGCCTGCGCTCCTGGAGGCCGAGAGGCTGGCCCATAGCCTTTTGGTGCAGGGCCTCGCGGGGGTGCGGGATGCAGTTGCGAGGCTCAGCCCTGTCGAGGAGGCGCGTCTTGCGCGGGTCGAGCGGATGGCGCAGGCGGCCGGACCGCTGCCCGCGCTCGGGGCATTGGCCGAAGAGGGAGGTGTGAGCGTCTCGACCCTGCGCAGGCTGTTCCGCCGTCGCTATGGCCTCACCGTCCATGACCGTCTGCGCCAGATCCGGCTGGAGGCTGCGGCACAGGCGTTGCGGCAGGGGCACTCTGTCGCGCAGGCGGCAGGGCGTGCGGGCTATGCCAGCCCCACGGCCTTTGCTACGGCCTTCCGCAGGCAGTTCGGGCAGAGCCCCTCGGACTATCGTTGA
- the pdxY gene encoding pyridoxal kinase — protein MTRPPFVISIQSQVVFGHVGNSAAAFPMQAAGLEVAVIPTVIFSNTPDYPTLRGQALPPGFFADLLLGAQERDLPRRADYIVTGYIGSLEVAKQTADFIADAKAQNPDLIYLCDPVMGDQGPGLYVPEAIADVMRERLLPMADLATPNPFELGWLTGRKIDTLAGLEDARADLRLAPGARLVVTGCALNDTPAGKIESIILGEGVPSRHPVTHLPIALPGTGDLFAGLIVACLGRGMTLQQAVARAQDLVSVALAHARDLGAGEVVLSEPGFRKALLTLGD, from the coding sequence ATGACCCGACCGCCCTTCGTGATCTCGATCCAGAGTCAGGTCGTCTTCGGCCATGTCGGAAATTCGGCGGCTGCTTTCCCGATGCAGGCAGCGGGGCTGGAGGTGGCGGTGATCCCGACGGTGATCTTCTCCAATACCCCTGATTATCCGACGCTCCGGGGCCAGGCGCTGCCGCCCGGTTTCTTTGCCGATCTTCTCCTTGGGGCGCAGGAACGCGATCTGCCACGGCGGGCCGATTACATCGTGACGGGCTATATCGGCTCGCTCGAGGTGGCCAAGCAAACCGCTGATTTTATCGCTGATGCCAAGGCGCAGAACCCCGATCTGATCTACCTATGCGATCCGGTGATGGGCGATCAGGGGCCGGGTCTCTATGTGCCCGAAGCCATTGCCGATGTAATGCGCGAGCGTCTTTTGCCGATGGCCGATCTGGCCACGCCCAACCCTTTCGAGCTGGGATGGCTGACGGGGCGCAAGATCGACACGCTGGCCGGTCTGGAGGACGCGAGGGCCGATCTGCGTCTGGCGCCCGGGGCGCGGCTCGTGGTGACGGGATGTGCGTTGAACGATACGCCTGCGGGCAAGATCGAGAGCATCATCTTGGGCGAGGGCGTGCCCAGCCGCCATCCGGTCACCCATCTACCGATTGCTCTGCCCGGGACCGGCGATCTTTTCGCGGGGCTGATCGTGGCCTGCCTCGGGCGCGGAATGACCTTACAGCAAGCGGTGGCCCGTGCGCAGGATCTGGTCTCTGTCGCCTTGGCCCACGCCCGTGATCTGGGCGCGGGCGAGGTGGTGCTGAGCGAACCCGGCTTCCGCAAGGCGCTGCTGACCTTGGGCGATTGA
- a CDS encoding Lrp/AsnC family transcriptional regulator, with the protein MQLSPTDNLILELLRENSRRSLTEIADIIGLSRPTVKYHVDKLIETKVISRFTIEMDQTHAASVTTTRAMFDLRLKRNTCSVVYASIQRWSEVVSCWSLTGDIDMRILLEAANLDVLEELRDRLSRHPEVIDVTTSIVLKSWREKA; encoded by the coding sequence ATGCAATTGAGCCCGACCGATAATCTGATCCTGGAACTCTTGCGCGAAAACAGTCGTCGCTCGCTGACCGAGATTGCGGATATCATCGGGCTGTCGCGGCCTACGGTGAAGTATCATGTCGACAAGCTGATCGAGACGAAAGTGATCAGCCGCTTCACCATCGAGATGGACCAGACCCATGCGGCCTCGGTCACCACAACGCGCGCGATGTTCGATCTGCGGCTCAAGCGCAATACCTGCTCGGTGGTCTATGCTTCGATCCAACGCTGGAGCGAAGTGGTATCATGCTGGTCGCTGACCGGCGATATCGACATGCGTATCCTGCTGGAGGCGGCCAATCTCGATGTGCTCGAGGAGCTGCGCGACCGGCTTTCGCGCCATCCGGAGGTGATCGATGTGACCACCTCCATCGTGCTGAAATCGTGGCGCGAGAAGGCCTAA
- a CDS encoding sodium/solute symporter (Members of the Solute:Sodium Symporter (SSS), TC 2.A.21 as described in tcdb.org, catalyze solute:Na+ symport. Known solutes for members of the family include sugars, amino acids, nucleosides, inositols, vitamins, urea or anions, depending on the system.), with protein MESVQTHITTLDIAVIIAYLVVVLAIGIWVSMRTKTGDDLFLGGRSLAWGAIGLSLFASNISTTTIIGLTGSAYATGIASSAFEWMSGIPLIFLALIFAPLYLKAKVTTTPEWLDQRYSRKVRLYFSALTIFFTVVVETAGGLYAGGVVLTTFFPDLPLWLSCIAIGAFAGGYAATGGLKAVVYTDVIQAVILLVGCSIVAFLMFQSLDFSWDRVREALPEGHLDIVKPIDDPGLPWPGLFLGVWMLGFWYWVTNQYVVQRVLGARSLPDAQRGALFGGILKCVPLFIMVLPGAMAVPLLPDLPTQDMVFPTMITQILPPGLTGLVLAGLVAAIMSTVDSTLNSSSTLVVHDFLTRPDRAVAPEAARRYGSLCTVLFMLIAVLVAPLIQYADGIWSYLQQAFSILVPPVVAVFFLGAVSSRVGKTSALVTLVSMHLLGIILFVLGQVGLWPLHYTITVALMTIASCLLHLGLSATILPRHAAPDDHLIWTPSDLVTEFRGSRIGLMDVRLWAVALVLCMAAILIAFW; from the coding sequence ATGGAATCCGTCCAGACCCATATCACCACATTGGATATTGCCGTGATCATCGCCTATCTCGTCGTGGTGCTGGCGATCGGGATATGGGTCTCGATGCGAACCAAGACCGGCGATGACCTCTTTCTGGGCGGGCGGTCGCTGGCATGGGGGGCAATCGGCCTGTCGCTTTTCGCTTCCAATATCTCGACCACAACGATCATCGGGCTGACGGGCTCGGCCTATGCGACCGGCATCGCCAGCTCGGCCTTCGAGTGGATGTCGGGGATCCCGTTGATCTTTCTCGCGCTCATTTTCGCGCCGCTTTATCTCAAGGCAAAGGTCACGACGACGCCCGAATGGCTGGATCAGCGCTATTCGCGCAAGGTGCGGCTCTATTTCTCGGCGCTGACCATTTTCTTCACCGTGGTGGTCGAGACAGCGGGCGGGCTCTATGCGGGGGGCGTGGTGCTGACCACCTTCTTCCCCGATCTGCCGCTCTGGCTCAGCTGTATCGCCATCGGGGCCTTCGCGGGCGGCTATGCCGCCACAGGCGGGCTGAAGGCGGTGGTCTATACCGATGTGATCCAGGCGGTGATCCTGCTGGTGGGATGTTCGATCGTCGCCTTCCTGATGTTCCAATCGCTCGATTTCTCGTGGGACCGCGTGCGCGAGGCGTTGCCCGAAGGACATCTCGATATCGTCAAGCCGATCGACGATCCCGGACTGCCATGGCCGGGGCTGTTTCTGGGGGTGTGGATGCTGGGCTTCTGGTACTGGGTGACCAACCAGTATGTGGTTCAGCGGGTGCTGGGCGCGCGCAGCCTGCCCGATGCGCAGCGCGGTGCGCTTTTCGGCGGCATCCTCAAATGCGTACCGCTCTTCATCATGGTCCTGCCGGGGGCGATGGCGGTGCCGCTTCTGCCCGATCTGCCGACGCAGGATATGGTCTTCCCGACGATGATCACCCAGATCCTACCACCCGGACTGACGGGGCTGGTGCTGGCGGGGCTGGTGGCCGCGATCATGTCGACGGTGGATTCCACGCTCAACAGCTCCTCCACGCTTGTCGTGCATGATTTCCTCACCCGCCCCGATCGCGCGGTCGCGCCCGAGGCCGCGCGCAGATATGGCAGCCTGTGCACGGTGCTCTTCATGCTGATCGCCGTGCTGGTGGCGCCGCTGATCCAGTATGCGGACGGGATCTGGTCCTATCTCCAGCAGGCGTTCTCCATCCTCGTGCCGCCAGTGGTGGCCGTATTCTTCCTCGGGGCGGTGTCCTCGCGGGTGGGCAAGACATCAGCGCTTGTCACGCTGGTCTCGATGCATCTCCTTGGGATCATCCTCTTCGTGCTCGGGCAGGTCGGGCTCTGGCCGCTGCACTACACGATCACGGTGGCGCTGATGACGATTGCCTCCTGCCTGCTGCATCTGGGGCTCTCGGCCACTATCCTGCCACGGCATGCGGCTCCCGACGACCATCTGATCTGGACACCCTCCGACCTTGTTACCGAATTCCGCGGCAGCCGAATTGGGCTGATGGATGTGCGGCTCTGGGCCGTTGCTCTGGTGCTCTGTATGGCCGCGATCCTGATCGCATTCTGGTAG